Proteins encoded within one genomic window of Haloimpatiens massiliensis:
- a CDS encoding MATE family efflux transporter, which translates to MIVNKNTNNRIGTDLGKAPVGKLLFKLALPAIIAQIVNVLYNIVDRIFIGRIPNGHIAMAGVGIAFPIIIIISSFSALIGMGGAPIAAIKMGEKNDDSAEKILSNSFSSLIIIGIILTIIFSIFKEPLLWLFGASKVTIDFAKDYLGIYLIGTIAVQIALGMNPFINTQGFTKIGMVTVLIGALINIILDPILIFGFNMGVKGAALATILSQTVSAIWVLRFLFSKKTILKIRRKYLIPDFKVILSIISLGVSPFIMQSTESLVLISLNNQLLLYGKDLAVSAMTIMSSLMQITFLPLTGLTQAAQPIISYNYGAKNIERVKKTFKLLITSCLSYTTIAWFIIMLCPKYLVRIFSSNPELVAFTSWSMRIFFGGIIIFGAQIACQQTFLALGQAKISVVLALLRKIILLIPFIFIFPAFFDDKLKAVLLAEPVADILASLSTIICFTFFYKKHLKNSGVNEVVNKIS; encoded by the coding sequence ATGATAGTGAATAAAAACACTAATAATAGAATTGGCACAGATTTGGGTAAAGCTCCCGTTGGAAAACTTCTTTTTAAGTTAGCTCTTCCAGCTATTATTGCTCAAATTGTAAATGTGCTTTATAACATAGTAGATAGAATATTTATTGGAAGAATTCCTAATGGTCATATTGCCATGGCAGGTGTAGGTATCGCCTTTCCAATAATTATTATAATATCTTCATTTAGCGCATTGATAGGAATGGGCGGCGCACCAATCGCAGCTATTAAGATGGGTGAAAAGAACGATGATAGCGCTGAAAAAATATTAAGTAATAGCTTCTCTTCTCTTATAATAATAGGAATTATTTTAACAATAATATTCAGTATATTTAAAGAACCATTACTTTGGCTTTTTGGTGCTAGTAAAGTAACTATAGATTTCGCTAAGGATTATTTAGGAATATATCTTATTGGAACCATAGCTGTGCAAATAGCACTTGGCATGAATCCATTCATTAATACTCAAGGTTTTACCAAAATTGGAATGGTAACTGTACTAATAGGAGCACTTATTAATATAATCCTTGATCCTATATTAATATTTGGTTTTAATATGGGCGTTAAAGGTGCGGCTTTAGCTACAATACTTTCTCAAACAGTATCAGCAATATGGGTTTTACGCTTTTTATTTAGTAAAAAAACCATACTTAAAATAAGAAGAAAATATTTAATACCAGATTTTAAAGTAATATTGTCAATAATTTCTCTTGGAGTATCTCCATTTATAATGCAATCTACTGAAAGCTTAGTTTTAATATCACTAAATAACCAGCTTTTACTTTATGGTAAAGATTTGGCAGTAAGCGCTATGACTATAATGAGCAGCCTTATGCAAATAACTTTCTTACCACTGACGGGATTAACCCAAGCAGCTCAACCAATTATCAGCTATAATTACGGAGCAAAAAATATAGAAAGAGTGAAAAAAACTTTTAAATTGCTTATTACAAGTTGCTTAAGCTATACAACAATTGCGTGGTTTATCATCATGTTGTGCCCAAAATATCTTGTAAGAATTTTTAGTAGTAACCCTGAATTAGTAGCATTTACATCTTGGAGTATGAGAATATTCTTTGGTGGAATTATTATATTTGGAGCACAAATTGCATGTCAACAGACATTTCTTGCTCTAGGTCAAGCCAAAATATCTGTTGTGTTAGCCTTACTTAGAAAAATAATACTACTTATACCTTTTATCTTTATATTTCCTGCATTTTTTGACGATAAACTTAAGGCAGTATTGTTGGCAGAACCCGTAGCGGATATATTAGCTTCTCTTTCCACTATAATTTGTTTTACATTTTTCTATAAAAAACATTTAAAAAATAGCGGAGTTAATGAGGTAGTTAATAAAATTTCATAA
- a CDS encoding RNA-guided endonuclease InsQ/TnpB family protein gives IYNFYIAHNKEVYEKEKKFISGMDFSKWLNNKYIPNHPDKAWIKEVSSKATKQAIMNGEKAFKKFFKGESGFPKFKKKKNQDVKAYFPKNNKSDWTIERHRVKVPTLGWIRLKEFGYIPVNSIVKSGTVSQKADRYFVSILVEEAIKVDNKPYSEGIGVDLGLKDFAICNNGLTKKNVNKTKTVKKAEKKLKREQRKLSRKYESLKLRNKKEKGEATRQNIQKQIVKVQKLHQRLTNIRTDYINKTVNELIKQKPSFITIEDLNVSGMMKNGHLAKEIAGQKFYEFRTKLISKAKQNGIEIRIVDRFYASSKMCSCCGAYKKDLKLSDRVYKCSCGLSIDRDLNASINLANAKEYKIA, from the coding sequence ATATACAATTTTTATATTGCTCATAATAAAGAAGTTTATGAAAAAGAGAAAAAATTTATTAGTGGTATGGATTTTTCTAAATGGCTTAATAACAAATATATTCCTAATCATCCTGACAAAGCTTGGATTAAAGAAGTGTCTTCCAAAGCTACTAAACAAGCCATTATGAATGGAGAAAAAGCATTTAAGAAATTTTTTAAAGGGGAAAGCGGCTTTCCTAAATTTAAGAAAAAGAAAAATCAAGATGTTAAAGCTTATTTTCCTAAGAATAACAAATCAGATTGGACTATTGAAAGACATAGAGTTAAAGTACCAACTTTAGGCTGGATTAGATTAAAAGAATTTGGATACATTCCAGTTAACTCCATAGTTAAAAGTGGTACAGTAAGCCAAAAAGCAGATAGATATTTTGTTTCAATTTTAGTTGAAGAAGCTATTAAAGTAGATAATAAACCTTATTCAGAAGGAATAGGCGTAGACCTTGGACTAAAAGATTTTGCAATTTGTAATAATGGCTTAACTAAAAAGAATGTTAACAAAACTAAAACAGTTAAAAAAGCAGAGAAGAAACTAAAACGTGAGCAAAGAAAACTTTCAAGGAAATATGAAAGTTTAAAATTAAGAAATAAAAAAGAGAAAGGAGAAGCTACTCGTCAAAATATCCAAAAACAAATAGTAAAGGTACAAAAACTTCATCAAAGACTTACAAATATAAGAACTGATTATATAAATAAAACAGTGAATGAGTTAATAAAACAAAAACCAAGTTTTATAACTATCGAAGATTTAAATGTAAGTGGAATGATGAAGAATGGACATTTAGCTAAAGAGATTGCTGGGCAAAAGTTTTATGAATTTAGAACTAAACTTATTTCAAAAGCTAAACAAAATGGCATTGAGATAAGAATAGTTGATAGATTTTATGCAAGTAGTAAAATGTGTAGCTGTTGTGGAGCATATAAGAAAGATTTAAAACTATCTGATAGAGTTTACAAATGCAGTTGTGGGCTTTCTATTGATAGAGATTTAAATGCTTCAATAAATTTAGCCAATGCTAAAGAATATAAGATAGCTTAA
- a CDS encoding MerR family transcriptional regulator, which produces MKNNNYKPNEFAELINVSVRTLQRWDNEGILKAFRTPTNRRYYT; this is translated from the coding sequence TTGAAAAATAATAACTATAAACCAAATGAATTTGCAGAATTAATTAATGTATCAGTTAGAACATTGCAAAGATGGGATAACGAAGGAATATTAAAAGCATTTAGAACACCAACAAATAGGAGATATTATACTTA
- a CDS encoding response regulator transcription factor — translation MATILLVEDDEALAMGIEYSLKNENFNVFVGNTIKESKKIFMENSIDLILLDVTLPDGNGYDLCKHIREKSQVPIIFLTACDDEVNIVLGLDMGGDDYITKPFRLREMISRIKAVMRRKNTVIQEKVVEENTSILQSNGMEIHVLKAQVFKGDKEIFLTPAEYKLLCLFIQNPNITLKREVILEKLWDSSGEFVDDNTLSVYIKRLREKIEDKSSSPKRIVTVRGIGYKWNDNVEA, via the coding sequence ATGGCGACAATTTTATTAGTGGAAGATGATGAAGCTTTAGCTATGGGTATAGAGTATAGTTTAAAAAATGAAAACTTCAATGTTTTTGTTGGAAATACCATAAAGGAAAGTAAGAAAATCTTTATGGAGAATTCAATAGATTTAATTTTATTAGATGTAACCCTTCCAGATGGAAATGGTTACGATTTATGTAAACATATAAGAGAAAAGAGCCAAGTTCCTATAATATTTTTAACTGCCTGTGATGATGAAGTAAATATTGTATTGGGACTAGATATGGGGGGAGATGACTATATAACTAAGCCTTTTAGATTGAGAGAAATGATATCTAGAATAAAGGCAGTTATGAGAAGAAAAAATACTGTAATTCAAGAAAAAGTAGTGGAAGAAAATACTTCTATACTACAATCAAATGGTATGGAAATACATGTGTTAAAGGCACAAGTATTTAAAGGAGATAAGGAGATTTTTCTTACTCCCGCAGAATATAAACTTTTATGTTTATTTATTCAAAATCCAAACATAACTTTAAAAAGAGAAGTAATATTAGAAAAGCTCTGGGATTCTTCAGGTGAATTTGTAGACGATAATACTTTGTCTGTTTATATAAAGAGGCTCAGGGAAAAAATAGAAGATAAATCATCTAGTCCAAAACGTATAGTAACTGTGAGAGGTATAGGATATAAATGGAATGACAATGTAGAAGCCTAA